In Clostridium thermosuccinogenes, the genomic stretch AGGGATACTATATCCTTTTCACCAAACAAAATACTCCCCTTGGTTATTTTACCCGGATTGGATACAGTGCGGAGAATTGCGCTTGTAAGAGTTGTTTTCCCCGAGCCGCTTTCTCCCACCAAGCCGGTTATTTTGCCTGTGGGCACGTCTAAGTTCACATGATTAACCGCCCGCAGTATGCCATTCGGAAGAAAATAATCCACGCATAAATCCCTTATTTTCAGAATAGGTTCAACATCCTGGGTTTGCACTTGTTTCTTTTCAGATGCTTGCATGGTGAGTTCCTCCTTGTTCTGTATTTTTCCTGGCAGGGGTATTCTGCTTTTTCTTTTTGTCTGGCTTATACGAAGATGATGCGCGAAGGCGTGGATTCAACGCTTCATCCAGTCCGTTGGCAAAGAATACTAATGACATTTGAAGCAAAACGAAAGCAGCAGTAGGAACCAACATATTAAAAATTCCTGCTGTATTCGTACCGCTATTTGCCTGTACAGACGCATTGGAAAGCATGATCGACCAATGGGTAGGCTCATAAGGGGCCATGCCCAACATCATAAGTCCAACACTGGTAGCTATGGCCGCATTAGTGTTGAGCACAAATACTGACGCCAGATAGGGAGTAATGTTAGGGAGTATTTCCTTGAATATAATATGTCTTTTAGGAAGTCCCATGATGCGGCATATAAGAACAAACTCCCTCTGCTTTAATGAAAGAATAGTTGCCCGGACATTTCTGGCTAGTAACCCCCAGCTTAAGCATGCCAGCACTACCGCAAGCATTATAACATTACGGATGGGGAAAATTACGGCAATAATCAGCTGAATAGGGAATATGGGCACAGAAAGCAGTATTTGTATCATCAGGGAAATTACCTTGTCTATAATCCCACCTGCAAAGCCGGCCAAAGCGCCTAAAGCAAAGCCTAAAATAACGGTGAAAAGCGATGCCAAAAGTCCAATGTATAAAACAGAGCGCGAGCCGTGAACAATTTGCTGGAACAAATCATTTCCTACATAATCGGTACCTAAAGGATGCGCAAAAGACGGCCATTGATATCTGTTCAGAAAATCCGTGCTCAAGTCCAGAGGAACGACCATCGGACCGAAGGTCGCCATAACCACAAAAAATAACAGGATAATCATTCCAACAAAAGCTTGTTTGTTGTCATACATTGTTTTAAAAAAAGATTTTATTACCTCCATCCCTAGTCCTCCCTCTTTATCCTTGGATCGAGTCTTGGAAGTATCAAGTCAACAAATAAACTGGCAAGCACTGTTGCTGAAGTGGTAATCAGGAGCAAACCCTGAGCCACGGTAAAATCACGATTTCCCAGGGCTTTGCTTAACTGGGAACCGATACCCGGGTAAACAAAGGGTCCCTCCATATAAGGCGCACCACCTAACATGGAACCAAAACTGATAGCCAGTGTAGTGTATAACGGCAATAGTGCATTTTTCTTTACATATTTATTGCGTATGGTCTTATCCGATAGGCCTCTTGCATAAGCCGCGGTCACGTAATCCTCTGCCATGACGGAGATGCAGCTTCCTTTCATATTCATAACCCAGCCATTAATCTGTGTAGTGGTATAAGCGAATATTGGCAGTGCAGCATGCCAAAGCACATCTTTAATAAAAGGCAGATTAAGCCCCGG encodes the following:
- a CDS encoding ABC transporter permease, with the protein product MEVIKSFFKTMYDNKQAFVGMIILLFFVVMATFGPMVVPLDLSTDFLNRYQWPSFAHPLGTDYVGNDLFQQIVHGSRSVLYIGLLASLFTVILGFALGALAGFAGGIIDKVISLMIQILLSVPIFPIQLIIAVIFPIRNVIMLAVVLACLSWGLLARNVRATILSLKQREFVLICRIMGLPKRHIIFKEILPNITPYLASVFVLNTNAAIATSVGLMMLGMAPYEPTHWSIMLSNASVQANSGTNTAGIFNMLVPTAAFVLLQMSLVFFANGLDEALNPRLRASSSYKPDKKKKQNTPARKNTEQGGTHHASI